Within the Streptomyces vilmorinianum genome, the region AAAGGCCCCAGGGTGGGGGCCGGAAGCGGCGTCGGGGTCGGAGTAGGGGTCACGTCCATGTCAGGACGCCCTTCTTGTACGCGTAGAGCAGTCCCACGGCCAGGAAGCCGAGGAAGATGAACATCTCGACCAGCGTCGTCGCGCCGTACCCGGCCGCGGCGAAGACGGTCGCCCAGGGGAACAGGAAGATCGAGTCGACGGCGAAGATCACGTAGAGGAAGGCGTACACGTAGTACCGCACCTGGGTGTGCGCCCAGCCCTCCCCCACCGGGTCGACGCCGCACTCGTACGTCAGCAGCTTCTCCGGCGTCGGGACGACGGGCCGCAGCAGCCGGCCCGCGCCGAACGCGACGGCGACGAAGAGCACGCCGATGACGGCGAGCAGTCCCACGACGGAGTACGACTGGAAGTAGTCCGCCGCGAGTCCGAGTCCCGCCCGTACGGTCGGATCCGGCACGTCCACCCCTCGCTCCCTGCCCGTTTCGACGATCTGTACGCACGGGAGTCTAGGCCCTGCTAAAGACGCCGTAAGCGGTCGTGTCACAGAGTGAGCGGTAGGGATATCCCTACTCCGGCTCACCCACGAACCCCATGGCGTGCGATCCTCGCCGACCGGCAGTCTTGGACCATGAGCGTCGACACCGAAACCCCTGACAGCGACCGGCTGCCGCCCGTGCGCCTCGCCTACGGCCGGCAGACCTGGAAGGAGATCTCCTTCCTGCTCGCCAATCTGCCGATCGCGCTGGTCGGCTTCGTGTACGCGGTGGCGTCGGTCGCCGTCGGCGTGAGCCTGTCGGTCACGGTGATCGGTCTGCCGCTGCTCGCCCTCGGGCTGGCCGGGGCGCGCGGGATGGGCCGGGCCGAGCGGGCCAGGGCCCGGGCGCTGCTCGGCGTACGGGTGGAGGAGCCGAGCCCGCTCCCCCGCCAGCACGGTTTCCTCCCCTGGCTGTGGGCGGCGCTGAAGGACCCGGTGGGGTGGCGGACGGTGCTGTACATGTTCATCCGGCTGCCCTGGGGCGTCCTGACGTTCGCCGTCGCCCTGGTCTCGCTGATCGTGCTCTGGCCCGTGCTGCCGTTCGTCGCCCGCGGTCTGTCCAACGCCGACCGGGCCATGGTCCGCGGTCTGCTCTCGCCCTCGGACGAGCTGGAGCGGCGGATCGCCGAGCTGGAGACCGACCGGGGCGTGGTCGTGGACACCGCCGCCGCCGATCTGCGCCGTATCGAGCGCGATCTGCACGACGGCGCGCAGGCCCGGCTCGTCGCGCTCGCCATGGGGCTCGGTCTGGCGAAGGAGAAGCTTCTCGAGGACCCGGAGGCGGCCGCCGCGATGGTCGACGAGGCGCACGGCGAGGTGAAGCTGGCGCTGCAGGAGCTGCGTGACCTGGCCCGGGGCATCCATCCGGCGGTCCTGACCGACCGGGGGCTCAATGCCGCGCTGTCGGCGATCGCCGCGCGGTGCACGGTGCCGGTGAGGGTGACCGTCGACCTGACCGAGCGGCCGGCCGAGGCCATCGAGGGCATCGCGTACTTCACCGTCTCCGAGCTGCTCCAGAACGTCTCCAAGCACGCGCAGGCACGTTCCGCCTCGGTGGAGGTGTGGCGGCGGGGGGACCGGCTGCTCCTGCAGGTACGGGACGACGGGCGCGGTGGGGCCCGGCTGGACGGCGGTACGGGGATGGCGGGGCTCGCGGAGCGGCTGGGGGCGGTCGACGGGCTCTTCGTCCTCGACTCGCCGGAGGGCGGTCCGACGACGGTCACGGCGGAACTGCCGTGGCGGGCCCGTCCGTCGGCGTAGGTCCGCGTAGGTCCTGCCCCCCTCGTTCGGTGGGGAAAACCCCCGGGCGCAGAGGCCCACTTCCCTCATGGTCCGGCGCGTCGTGGGCCGGAAGTCTTGCCGTATCGACCTCTCCGACTCCGCCGACTCCGCCGACTTCTCCGACTCCGCCGACTTCTCCGAGCAGAAACGGACACCAGCGATGGCCACCGACCGTCTCCGTCTTCCCGCCGCGATCCGCGCCCCGTTCGAGGCCCGCACCTGGCGCGAGTTCGGCTATCTGGTGCTCGGGCTGCCGCTGAGCTGCCTCTACTTCTCGCTCTCCGTCGCCCTGGTCTCGGCCGGCGCGGGGCTGCTGGTCACCTTCCTCGGCATCCCGGTCCTCGCCGGCGCCCTCGCCATGTGCCGCGGCTTCGGCGCGGTGGAGCGGGCCC harbors:
- a CDS encoding sensor histidine kinase encodes the protein MSVDTETPDSDRLPPVRLAYGRQTWKEISFLLANLPIALVGFVYAVASVAVGVSLSVTVIGLPLLALGLAGARGMGRAERARARALLGVRVEEPSPLPRQHGFLPWLWAALKDPVGWRTVLYMFIRLPWGVLTFAVALVSLIVLWPVLPFVARGLSNADRAMVRGLLSPSDELERRIAELETDRGVVVDTAAADLRRIERDLHDGAQARLVALAMGLGLAKEKLLEDPEAAAAMVDEAHGEVKLALQELRDLARGIHPAVLTDRGLNAALSAIAARCTVPVRVTVDLTERPAEAIEGIAYFTVSELLQNVSKHAQARSASVEVWRRGDRLLLQVRDDGRGGARLDGGTGMAGLAERLGAVDGLFVLDSPEGGPTTVTAELPWRARPSA
- a CDS encoding NADH-quinone oxidoreductase subunit A — encoded protein: MPDPTVRAGLGLAADYFQSYSVVGLLAVIGVLFVAVAFGAGRLLRPVVPTPEKLLTYECGVDPVGEGWAHTQVRYYVYAFLYVIFAVDSIFLFPWATVFAAAGYGATTLVEMFIFLGFLAVGLLYAYKKGVLTWT